The DNA segment ACAAAAAGTGGAAACTGCTTCAGTCACAAATGGAAATCAAAATCATGCTGAAATTCATCAATTGGATCAGGAAGTTGCAAACACTTTGAGTAGTGAAATGAAAATCAACATAGAGATGATCAATTGGTAAATAGCATCAAAGAAATGGCTAAAAGCTTGGAGCGACCCTTATCATCAAATGAGTATTGTATCTATAGGATCCCAACTTGGCTTCGCAAATTGAATGGGGAAGCCTACACTCCGAAGATTATATCGATAAGGCATTTCCACCATGGCAGCAAAAGATTAGAACCCATGGAAAAATTGAAACTGAAATATTTTCAGAGATTCCTCCGACGGATTAATGACTTAAACATAGAGAGTTTAGTAAACGCCATAAAGTTGCATGAAGAAAGAGCACGTGATTGTTATGCAGAAACCATCAACCTTAGCATTGACGATTTTGTGAAAGTAATTTTGCTGGATGGAAGCTTTATTATTGAGCTTTTCTACGTAATACAGCTCCAAGGAGAAGATGATGTTATTTGTGAGAACCATATACTATTAAACCCAATATTGTGGGAGGCAATGGAAATGGACTTGTTGTTACTTGAAAATCAACTTCCTTTCTTTGTTCTTGAGATACTATTCAGCCTTGCATATGCACCAAATGATGATGAGTATCCTTCCTTCATTTCACTTGCAA comes from the Carya illinoinensis cultivar Pawnee chromosome 8, C.illinoinensisPawnee_v1, whole genome shotgun sequence genome and includes:
- the LOC122274640 gene encoding UPF0481 protein At3g47200-like; the protein is MAKSLERPLSSNEYCIYRIPTWLRKLNGEAYTPKIISIRHFHHGSKRLEPMEKLKLKYFQRFLRRINDLNIESLVNAIKLHEERARDCYAETINLSIDDFVKVILLDGSFIIELFYVIQLQGEDDVICENHILLNPILWEAMEMDLLLLENQLPFFVLEILFSLAYAPNDDEYPSFISLAIKVFENIKDQEFPGDFGEQPIWHFVDLTKAFFLPSSKKQVLPRESNDLPRADHLYTAS